Part of the Pseudorasbora parva isolate DD20220531a chromosome 13, ASM2467924v1, whole genome shotgun sequence genome is shown below.
CCTTCTAATTAATCTCATGTAAAAGAGAAAGAAGAAGTAAAGTaaataatctcttcattgattctgttataaataaatgcagtccaacATTAATGCATCACATTTTCAtaccttatttatttatttatttatttatttatttatttatttatttatttatttatttatttatttacagggACAATGCACAATTAATAGTAATTGGACCAGAGTTAGCTAACAACAGCTAATTGACATCTGCTGTCCCTGGGcaggtaaacaaataaaataacttacAATAACATACACACATAGAACATCACAATAACCTACATCCATGAAGCAATTTATAAAACAAGGAATTTACAACCAGTCATCAATGGTTGCAAATTTGTTCTAATAGTAGCCACTGCTTAagcttgatttaaaaaaaagttgaagaTGTCAATACTTCTGACGTTTGTGGGTAAGGAATTCCATAAGAATTCGAATTCTGACCTCGAATGTTCCCAAACGGACACCGTAGGCATCAGCAACCATGGAAACCGCAAACATCGGCTGAAGTGAAGGTTAGTTTGGTTTTATCATTATATGTACATGTAACTTTGGCCTAACGTTATATTTGTGGGTTTCACGCAGCTACCTGCTAAACAAAACTAATATGAAACTTAAGACTTGTGTACTAAAGTAACAAATTTAATTTTCTGCTTTGAGTGTGCGCTGATACAGAAAttgggaaaaaaacacaatcCTACGAAAGCTGTTTTATTAACGTTACCGTAAACAAAACGTTAACTTTATATTGGGAAATTAATAATGTTCGCATATTTCTACCAAAAATGGAGAAATGTACAATGTGAGGTAATTTAGGTTTTTGGTATAATTCTTAGTGtattatatgtttttatattcagacaaaaataataatcatgcaCATTTTAGGCATAAATACTGTAACTGTTACAGGCTTCTTATACTGTGTTTTTGGGTAGAGACTGGGGTTAGTTTTCACAAACATTGCATCTCATAATTTATTACCGGGGGGAGGGGTATTTAATGTGTTGTAATTTAATACATACATCTGAATCGATTACATATATCTAATATATCTTTGTTCTGAATCTATTAAATGctatttccaaaaaaaaaaaaaaaaaatgcagcacAATTTTGTATGGTATAAATATTTTCATCATTCTCCACAGTCTTTGAAATGCTTGAGTCATGTCTAGCAGTAAAGAGCAGGCATCTATCAGTCAAGTGATGTGTTTCCTCCACGAGTGGGACCAGGGCTCTAAGACAGTGCGTAGTCGAATGCTGAGAGACTTTCTGGCCAAGAACACAGGAAAGACATGTCCTGAACTGGAGCTTGAGTTTGCTCAAGTTGCTAGCCTGTTCCTTGCTCGGCTCACTGCCTGGATAAGACTAACGTATCCACACTTATTGTCATGCTTAACCTATGTGTGCTCCTGAATCTTAGAATAAATTGTGTAAAACTTAATTTCAGGGCCATGTGTGCATccttacattttttgtttccaGCTACATGTTTGGAACATGTCTAGACCTTCAACTGAAAGCATTGGGTGTTTTCCTCTCTGCCAATAGCAGGTAAAAGACTAAAtgaaaaggatagttcacccaaaaataaaaaaaatatcccataatttacttaccctcaagccatcctacgtgtatatgacgttcttctttcagacgaatgcaatcagagttatattaaaaaatgtcctggctaatccaagcaagACTAGCCAGAAGCTAGTCCTGGTCCGCCTGGTTCCGGTGCACCAAAAGCTTTTagattttactttataacgtgttaaatatggatatttttcttacaaaaacccatcgctttgcttcagaaggcctttattaactccctggagctgtgtggattacttatataatggatagatgcactttctGTGTGCTTTAAATTTTGGGCTGGCATTTCCTTTACAATGCATGGAAGaggactttttttatttttgtaaatttaaCTGTGATTGAATTCGTCTGACATAAGAATGTcacatacacctaggatggcttgagggtgagtaaatcatggggtaatttccatttttgggtgaactatccctttaaggctgtgaatataattttattacTAGAGGTCAAATATGCAGTCATATCCAAATGGTTTGCATACTATGTACTGTACATTACACAACGAAAAGCTCAGCTTTAGCAGTATAATTTTAAAACAAGAGAAAAATAATGCAGAATGTAAAGCAAAATGACAGCTTTTGACTAAATAAAGTGAATACACAAACTCCAGCCAACAGAAACACTTTCTATTCTAACATCCTTTTGTTTGATTGCATGATCAGTCATCAGTACATGATTGAGTTTCTGGAGGTGGGTGGAGTGCTGACCTTACTTGAGATTCTCAGGGAAGAAAAACTTAAAGAAGAGAATAAGACAGAGGCTCTTCACCTGCTCCAGATCATCGCCAACTTGGGCCAAAAATATAAAGAGCTTATCTGTGAAAGCTACGGTACTCACACTGCACAACAACAAACTGACAATCAAAAAGCCAAACAGTTCCAGCTCATTTTAAGTGACATTTTAAAGAATGAGATTTTGCAACATTTCCATAAAAAATTGTGAGGTTAAAACCTTGCATGATCCAATCTGGATATGTTTTGAAGTTTGTGGATTTTGTCAGGCAagttgtcacacacacacacacacacacacacacacacacacacacacacacacacacacacacacacacacacacacacacacacacacacacacacacacacacacacacacacacacacacacacaaacatactggCTTATGAACTCATTTCAGCTATTACATATGTTCTTCTCTGATTGACAGGTGTGAAGGTCATAGCTGAATGTTTGGCCAAGTCTGAAATGGAGGGGACTCAGGGGACTGCCGCCGCCCTGCTAGAGTCTTTGGCCCATGGAAACTCCAAATACCAGAATCAAGTGTACAAGGGCCTGATCGCCCTGCTGACCTGCACCTCACCAAGAGCACAGCAGCTTGTTTTACAGACCCTACATATAGTTCAGGTACAACAGGatgacaaattattattattgttttgttaaattattattattgtatagtATATACAGTACTGCCCAAAAGTGATATACTAAAGGGTTTTTTGCTTTTAATGACCGTAGAAGTTTAATTAAACCATCAAaatatgagtaaaatatctaatATATGAGGGAAGAACAAAGCATGGTAAAGGTATTTATCTGACAAAATTATGTTTATAATCAGtgatttaatattttgttggttCTCGTTTTTGCATCTTCCTAATTA
Proteins encoded:
- the armh1 gene encoding armadillo-like helical domain containing protein 1 isoform X1, which gives rise to MSSSKEQASISQVMCFLHEWDQGSKTVRSRMLRDFLAKNTGKTCPELELEFAQVASLFLARLTAWIRLTYMFGTCLDLQLKALGVFLSANSSHQYMIEFLEVGGVLTLLEILREEKLKEENKTEALHLLQIIANLGQKYKELICESYGVKVIAECLAKSEMEGTQGTAAALLESLAHGNSKYQNQVYKGLIALLTCTSPRAQQLVLQTLHIVQPIIKTAQHSIVEPLLNLLRSLHLEVQYEAIELIMELMQSEARPALLRGLVAYLKPAKERNPKHKMLDDTEVAKMTDSLPVLLQQAASAKTIRILAQRSEEISKELLSLRVIHHLLYAMGNQEHADSQRQASLALEHFVRMYPVVEEHVHRAMGTTLFESFMHNADELHLSMDDIQADILQSNKVNISCVLEEQI
- the armh1 gene encoding armadillo-like helical domain containing protein 1 isoform X3, which codes for MSSSKEQASISQVMCFLHEWDQGSKTVRSRMLRDFLAKNTGKTCPELELEFAQVASLFLARLTAWIRLTYMFGTCLDLQLKALGVFLSANSSHQYMIEFLEVGGVLTLLEILREEKLKEENKTEALHLLQIIANLGQKYKELICESYGVKVIAECLAKSEMEGTQGTAAALLESLAHGNSKYQNQVYKGLIALLTCTSPRAQQLVLQTLHIVQPIIKTAQHSIVEPLLNLLRSLHLEVQYEAIELIMELMQSEARPALLRGLVAYLKPAKERNPKHKMLDDTEVAKMTDSLPVLLQQAASAKTIRVIHHLLYAMGNQEHADSQRQASLALEHFVRMYPVVEEHVHRAMGTTLFESFMHNADELHLSMDDIQADILQSNKVNISCVLEEQI
- the armh1 gene encoding armadillo-like helical domain containing protein 1 isoform X2 produces the protein MSSSKEQASISQVMCFLHEWDQGSKTVRSRMLRDFLAKNTGKTCPELELEFAQVASLFLARLTAWIRLTYMFGTCLDLQLKALGVFLSANSSHQYMIEFLEVGGVLTLLEILREEKLKEENKTEALHLLQIIANLGQKYKELICESYGVKVIAECLAKSEMEGTQGTAAALLESLAHGNSKYQNQVYKGLIALLTCTSPRAQQLVLQTLHIVQPIIKTAQHSIVEPLLNLLRSLHLEVQYEAIELIMELMQSEARPALLRGLVAYLKPAKERNPKHKMLDEVAKMTDSLPVLLQQAASAKTIRILAQRSEEISKELLSLRVIHHLLYAMGNQEHADSQRQASLALEHFVRMYPVVEEHVHRAMGTTLFESFMHNADELHLSMDDIQADILQSNKVNISCVLEEQI